The following proteins are encoded in a genomic region of Lactiplantibacillus plantarum:
- a CDS encoding SH3 domain-containing protein — protein sequence MNFKSQNPIDASQSERFKLYKSGKLWLVAGLTFFSFLGGSVLNNTNVHADATNATTTSSSAASTASSASVATSSAASDATTKATSVSSSAATQVTSAATTKTTSQAATASSSAATSQSTSTASSSTSQATKTASSAATSTSATATSQATSVASSTATTTQVSHTASSTAASAASSTATVKAVKAASSTVSSAATTATKATAKVAAVAYTAATTSSTDVWTIGDTTRPRVDVVDVASYQSTMTQSDFNKLKAAGVKTVIVKSTEGTDYTNPAALNQAKMANKAGLNVDFYHYATFSTADAAKSEATNMAGFLVKNNVSTKVLLFADMEDSSSYSVNATANLNAFWSTLDSFGYKNHGVYTSNSYLYRDAVVKTVGQSRVWRAQYPYTPSANNLWNTNDGAWQFSDTALLPSGSDYTGYIDVSIDYNGLTEDSAGTNTFVTTTSSNDTTTSEVTTDTSATTNTSTSSTTKKASGWYTFTKNTAIKSAASDSAKTVGTYSKGNRVYYNAEVTTNGETWLRYLSYSGSEHFVKIAAAKTTTTKPAASTSKTVTKNETGTYKFTKTTAIKGSVSDSAKTLGTYYKGDTVYYNAKVTKNGETWLRYLSYSGAQHYVKISGAATSTTTTKPATSSSKTVTKAETGTYKFTGTTAIKGSVNDSAKTLGTYYKGDTVYYNAKVTKNGQTWLRYLSYSGAQHYVKISGAATTTTTSSKSTATASAKTVAQSGTYKFAKTTAIKSSASDAASTVGTYYKGNTVNYNAKVTTNGQTWLRYTSYSGAQHYVKVSGGAATTTSSSASKTTAAAGTYTFKTTTNIRTAASLNASVVGQYYAGESVYYIGTVSADGYQWLKYLSNSGAYHYVAKIG from the coding sequence ATGAATTTTAAATCACAAAATCCAATTGATGCAAGTCAGTCGGAAAGATTCAAGCTTTATAAGTCGGGGAAACTTTGGCTGGTTGCTGGATTAACTTTCTTCTCATTTTTAGGAGGTTCCGTTCTTAACAATACAAACGTGCACGCTGATGCTACAAATGCAACGACAACATCGTCTTCAGCTGCAAGCACGGCCTCTAGTGCAAGTGTTGCAACGAGCTCTGCTGCTAGCGATGCGACGACTAAAGCGACCTCAGTTTCGTCAAGTGCTGCGACTCAAGTAACGAGTGCGGCAACAACTAAGACGACCAGTCAAGCAGCGACGGCATCGTCGAGTGCGGCCACTAGCCAATCGACCAGTACAGCATCTAGCTCGACTAGTCAAGCAACTAAGACGGCTTCGAGTGCAGCCACTAGTACTTCTGCAACGGCTACAAGCCAAGCAACCAGTGTCGCTTCTAGTACGGCAACCACTACTCAAGTAAGTCATACCGCAAGCAGTACTGCTGCCAGTGCTGCTTCAAGTACTGCAACGGTCAAGGCTGTTAAGGCCGCTTCAAGTACGGTAAGTAGTGCGGCGACGACCGCTACTAAAGCCACAGCTAAAGTTGCTGCCGTTGCTTATACCGCAGCAACGACGTCTTCAACGGATGTCTGGACGATTGGGGATACGACTCGGCCACGCGTTGATGTTGTTGACGTGGCGTCATATCAAAGTACCATGACGCAATCTGATTTCAATAAGTTAAAGGCTGCGGGTGTTAAGACGGTCATCGTTAAGTCGACTGAAGGCACTGATTACACGAACCCAGCTGCACTGAACCAAGCAAAGATGGCTAACAAAGCTGGCTTGAACGTTGATTTCTACCACTATGCAACGTTTAGCACGGCTGATGCGGCTAAATCTGAAGCGACTAACATGGCTGGTTTCTTAGTTAAGAACAATGTTTCAACCAAAGTTCTCTTGTTCGCTGACATGGAAGATTCATCTTCATACTCAGTTAACGCAACGGCGAACTTGAACGCGTTCTGGTCAACGTTAGATTCCTTTGGTTACAAGAATCACGGCGTTTATACGTCCAACTCATACTTATATCGGGATGCTGTTGTTAAGACAGTTGGCCAATCACGTGTATGGCGGGCCCAATACCCATACACACCTTCTGCTAATAACCTTTGGAACACCAATGATGGTGCATGGCAATTCTCCGATACGGCACTCTTACCATCTGGTTCAGATTATACCGGTTACATTGATGTCAGCATCGATTACAATGGTTTAACTGAAGATAGTGCCGGGACCAATACATTCGTAACGACAACTAGTAGCAATGATACGACGACTAGTGAAGTAACGACTGACACTAGTGCTACGACCAATACGTCAACTAGTTCAACGACTAAGAAGGCCTCTGGTTGGTATACCTTTACCAAGAACACAGCCATCAAGAGCGCTGCCAGTGACAGTGCTAAAACCGTTGGAACTTACAGCAAGGGTAACCGCGTTTACTATAATGCTGAAGTTACAACTAATGGTGAAACTTGGTTACGTTACTTAAGTTACAGTGGTAGCGAACATTTTGTTAAGATTGCCGCAGCTAAAACGACCACGACTAAGCCTGCCGCAAGCACTAGCAAGACGGTTACCAAGAATGAAACTGGCACTTACAAGTTTACTAAAACGACAGCTATCAAGGGCTCAGTTAGTGACTCAGCTAAGACTTTAGGGACTTACTACAAGGGTGACACGGTTTATTACAATGCCAAGGTTACTAAGAATGGTGAAACTTGGCTCCGTTACCTGAGTTACAGTGGTGCGCAACACTACGTTAAGATCAGTGGTGCAGCTACGTCAACGACTACCACCAAGCCAGCTACTAGTTCTAGCAAGACGGTCACTAAGGCTGAAACTGGGACTTACAAGTTTACTGGCACCACGGCCATCAAGGGTTCAGTTAATGATTCAGCCAAGACTTTAGGGACTTACTACAAGGGTGATACGGTTTATTACAATGCCAAAGTCACTAAGAACGGCCAAACTTGGCTTCGTTACTTGAGTTACAGTGGTGCGCAACACTACGTTAAGATTAGTGGTGCAGCCACAACAACGACGACGTCAAGCAAGTCAACGGCTACGGCTAGTGCTAAGACAGTTGCGCAAAGCGGGACTTACAAGTTTGCTAAGACGACTGCCATCAAGTCTTCAGCAAGTGACGCCGCGTCAACTGTTGGGACTTACTACAAAGGCAATACGGTCAATTACAACGCCAAAGTAACGACTAACGGTCAAACTTGGTTACGTTACACGAGTTACAGTGGTGCGCAACACTACGTTAAGGTCAGTGGCGGTGCTGCAACGACCACGTCATCTTCAGCAAGTAAGACGACGGCGGCTGCTGGTACGTACACGTTCAAGACCACAACGAATATTCGGACCGCTGCTAGTC